A part of Carassius carassius chromosome 4, fCarCar2.1, whole genome shotgun sequence genomic DNA contains:
- the LOC132139814 gene encoding serine/arginine repetitive matrix protein 1-like: protein MVRQHSGSPRSKHRPFSDSYSSMNHEGRFGPPSRSQRGFRGPPGKAPPSWRDNNSSGPQPYPKRPSLMGERRERPHGQWMRNQDNFHPYSSSQDSQRGRRRPSPPRTSRPPPVQHRQSLHGPMHGPPSPRAPLFHNNHPGHTSPSRHFHGPPSDRRVPSPHSSFRGPQRRPSPQEHDRSWCPTPRERPFGRPTLGGHHWNGPGRYPHPPGGDSRLSSPPHRKPREFHGRSSYPERWSAERDQRAPHGEVGRESRRPGMEWAQRGRGNLHTRPPYRSPARRPGPPPFGSSFRPYPPLRPQERPFGRPMKRNSQDFRRPPPLSGLEHGPPKRFHREFSVRPVPLRGFRGRGLSLQDKSRLLKARKFREESVARFKVPPPRPRISDRVQKPKPQTVPKKDKDSPGVPPRKLSLKKMSSSRESSPDTDSKTAEPERDSESKVESRRSVSAHSSSPIDRRLSRDLVVVSHWEAGHKPSTSPKNNAPWRNKAPKSKSEESEAHGNLTLNERFTKLQSPTSSSQEQKERRSSGSPEKNQRKPESFQRPNFRPTAGVKRGSAPDGVIRKPLMGTLIPRPPFNQKPVFKKSQSIMSKYKNLQTLRHKVPHQRQATSYRRW, encoded by the exons atgGTGAGACAACATTCAGGATCTCCTCGTTCCAAACACAG GCCTTTCTCGGACAGCTACAGCAGCATGAATCATGAAGGGCGATTTGGCCCCCCTTCAAGAAGCCAGAGAGGTTTCAGAGGACCTCCTGGAAAAGCCCCACCAAGTTGGAGAGATAACAACAGCAGTGGACCCCAGCCATACCCCAAGAGGCCCTCGCTCATGGGTGAACGCAGAGAGCGACCACATGGACAGTGGATGCGGAACCAGGATAACTTCCATCCATATTCCAGCTCACAGGATTCACAGCGGGGCCGCAGGAGGCCTTCTCCACCCCGCACAAGCCGCCCTCCCCCAGTCCAGCACAGGCAGTCCCTACACGGTCCTATGCATGGACCGCCTAGCCCCAGAGCACCACTTTTCCACAATAACCACCCTGGCCACACATCTCCATCTCGCCATTTCCATGGCCCTCCATCAGATAGGCGGGTCCCTTCGCCACATAGTTCCTTCAGGGGTCCGCAGCGACGCCCAAGCCCTCAGGAGCATGACAGGAGCTGGTGCCCAACACCTCGGGAGAGGCCCTTTGGCCGACCAACACTTGGCGGGCACCACTGGAATGGCCCAGGACGTTACCCTCACCCCCCTGGTGGGGATTCGAGGCTCTCCAGCCCACCCCATAGAAAACCCAGAGAGTTTCATGGAAGGAGTTCATATCCAGAGAG GTGGTCTGCAGAGAGAGATCAGCGTGCACCGCATGGAGAGGTTGGAAGGGAGTCCCGGCGCCCCGGCATGGAATGGGCACAGAGAGGAAGGGGAAATCTACATACTCGGCCCCCTTACAGATCACCAGCACGAAGGCCAGGCCCACCCCCATTTGGCTCATCATTCAGACCATATCCACCTTTGCGACCTCAGGAAAGGCCCTTTGGACGGCCAATGAAGAGGAACAGTCAAGATTTCAGACGGCCACCGCCATTAAGTGGTTTGGAGCATGGGCCACCAAAGCGCTTCCACAGGGAATTTTCTGTGAGACCTGTTCCTCTCAGGGGCTTCCGAGGTCGTGGATTATCCCTTCAAGATAAGAGTCGACTGCTAAAGGCACGGAAGTTTAGAGAAGAGTCAGTGGCCCGGTTCAAAGTGCCTCCACCAAGGCCAAGAATCTCAGACAGAGTCCAGAAGCCCAAGCCTCAGACCGTACCGAAGAAAGACAAAGATTCCCCAGGAGTCCCGCCACGCAAGTTATCACTTAAAAAGATGTCATCATCCAGAGAGTCATCCCCAGACACAGACTCCAAGACTGCAGAGCCTGAGAGGGACTCCGAATCAAAGGTGGAATCCCGTCGCTCTGTGAGCGCACACAG CTCTTCGCCAATAGACAGACGACTTTCACGTGATCTTGTTGTTGTTTCCCATTGGGAGGCGGGGCACAAACCCAGTACTAGCCCTAAAAATAATGCACCCTGGAGAAATAAGGCACCCAAGAGCAAATCTG AGGAATCAGAAGCTCATgggaatttaacattgaatgaaCGCTTCACCAAGCTTCAAAGTCCTACTAGCTCTTCACAGGAGCAGAAAGAAAGACG gTCTTCTGGAAGTCCAGAAAAAAACCAAAGGAAGCCTGAGTCATTTCAG AGGCCTAATTTCCGGCCAACTGCTGGAGTGAAGAGGGGATCAGCCCCTGATGGAGTTATAAGGAAACCATTGATG GGCACTTTAATTCCAAGACCACCCTTCAATCAGAAGCCTGTCTTCAAAAAGAGTCAAAGTATCATGTCAAAGTACAAGAACTTGCAGACGTTGCGACATAAAGTGCCCCATCAGCGTCAAGCCACTAGCTATCGCCGGTGGTGA
- the LOC132131115 gene encoding macrophage-capping protein-like gives MLNLRAAQSQFTHEVREPGLWVWRVEKMRAVLLDPSQRGIFYNGDAYIVLSNRGKNGSDLHMWMGEESSRDEQGACAMLATQLDSFLGGDPVQHREVQGYESPEFMGLFPKGVSYKEGGVESGFKSARSRTGPVTHLYQVKGKKNIRAREVELSWGSFNKGDCFILDLGETIVAWSGSKANMFERQKVREIAMLIRDTERNGKARIIDVTEGEETLEMVQALGPIPALKESSAEADAEADITNSASLYKVSNATGQMTLTKLCDKGLFSQEMLEKDDCFILDNGSNGKIYVWKGNGANAEEKRVALKVADEFITKMNYPRMRTQVEILPQGRESVLFKQFFECWR, from the exons ATGCTTAATCTGCGGGCAGCGCAGAGCCAGTTTACTCATGAAGTGCGAGAGCCAGGGCTGTGGGTCTGGAGGGTTGAGAAGATGAGGGCTGTGCTCCTTGACCCATCGCAGAGGGGAATCTTCTACAATGGAGATGCATATATTGTGCTCAGCAACCGTGGAAAGAATGGAAGTGACCTGCACATGTGGATGG GTGAGGAGTCGTCCCGGGATGAGCAGGGTGCCTGTGCCATGCTTGCCACTCAACTGGACAGCTTCTTGGGAGGAGACCCAGTACAGCATCGAGAGGTGCAAGGATACGAGTCACCTGAGTTCATGGGTCTCTTCCCTAAAGGAGTCAGTTACAAG GAAGGCGGGGTGGAGTCTGGATTCAAGAGTGCCAGGTCCAGGACTGGCCCAGTTACACATCTGTACCAAgtcaaaggaaagaaaaacatccGTGCAAGAGAGGTGGAGCTCAGCTGGGGGAGCTTCAACAAGGGTGATTGTTTTATACTGGACCTTGGAGAG ACTATCGTCGCATGGAGTGGATCCAAAGCCAATATGTTTGAGAGACAGAAGGTGCGCGAGATAGCAATGCTGATCAGAGACACTGAAAGGAATGGGAAAGCTCGCATCATCGATGTGACAGAGGGAGAGGAAACACTGGAGATGGTTCAG gcaCTTGGTCCAATCCCAGCTCTGAAGGAGAGTTCAGCAGAGGCAGACGCTGAAGCAGACATCACTAATTCTGCTTCCCTTTACAAG GTGTCTAATGCAACAGGCCAAATGACCTTGACAAAACTGTGTGACAAAGGCCTTTTCAGTcaagagatgctggagaaagaTGACTGCTTCATATTGGACAATGGATCTAATGGGAAGATCTATGTTTGGAAAG GTAATGGAGCCAATGCAGAGGAGAAGAGAGTCGCCCTGAAGGTGGCAGATGAGTTtattacaaaaatgaactatcccAGGATGAGAACACAG GTGGAAATTCTCCCTCAGGGCCGTGAGTCTGTCCTCTTTAAACAGTTCTTCGAGTGTTGGAGATAA